From one Culex quinquefasciatus strain JHB chromosome 3, VPISU_Cqui_1.0_pri_paternal, whole genome shotgun sequence genomic stretch:
- the LOC119768609 gene encoding uncharacterized protein LOC119768609, with translation MGRYRFAIEVAVGVLLSAGGWGTYLMKLATNVFQSDPAVHVWSRVASVEPTEAATLFRTHTPQTHIVSSSGGHQFDDQFVGDPRLSSHPCTTLISSSGIKSPAPKCCQENTNPSPKLRSRKIKEF, from the exons ATGGGAAGGTACCGGTTTGCGATCGAGGTAGCGGTTGGTGTTTTACTTTCCGCGGGAGGTTGGGGCACATACCTGATGAaactg gcaacaaaCGTATTCCAATCAGATCCTGCCGTCCACGTGTGGTCCCGCGTTGCATCCGTAGAACCCACGGAAGCAGCCACGTTGTTTCGTACGCATACTCCACAAACCCACATTGTCTCGTCCTCCGGTGGCCATCAATTCGACGATCAATTCGTCGGAGATCCAAGATTGTCTTCGCATCCCTGTACAACTTTGATCAGCTCGTCGGGGATCAAAAGTCCAGCACCAAAATGCTGCCAGGAGAACACCAATCCAAGCCCGAAGCTGCGGTCAAGGAAAATCAAGGAATTTTGA